One window of the Gammaproteobacteria bacterium genome contains the following:
- a CDS encoding tetratricopeptide repeat protein encodes FLNTVIDRRLGIPISLAVVYIELGRRIGLPLEGVSFPGHFLVTLPVHHGAVVLDPYTEGVSLEMGDLERLYRQVDQDAPASSTQLAALLAPASLSDILIRMLRNLKGIYWHEHDPVEGLRIQDLLLAIVPDLTVEYRDRGILKQRLGQFSAAVEDFNAYLTRQPDAMDADLIRTRIVELNRSPRVLH; translated from the coding sequence TTTCTCAATACCGTGATAGATCGTCGACTGGGTATCCCGATATCGCTCGCAGTGGTCTATATCGAACTCGGCCGGCGGATCGGCCTGCCGTTGGAAGGGGTGTCGTTTCCCGGGCATTTTCTGGTGACGCTGCCGGTGCACCATGGTGCGGTCGTATTGGATCCCTATACTGAGGGGGTGTCGTTGGAAATGGGTGATCTGGAGCGGTTGTATCGGCAAGTCGACCAGGATGCACCAGCGAGTTCGACGCAACTTGCGGCACTGCTTGCACCCGCATCACTCAGTGACATTCTCATTCGTATGCTGCGCAACCTGAAAGGGATCTATTGGCACGAACACGACCCGGTGGAGGGACTGCGCATACAAGATCTGTTGCTTGCGATTGTGCCGGATCTCACGGTGGAGTATCGGGATCGCGGGATTCTGAAGCAACGGCTGGGCCAGTTCTCGGCCGCGGTTGAGGATTTCAACGCGTATCTCACCCGTCAGCCCGACGCGATGGACGCCGACTTGATACGCACACGTATTGTCGAACTGAATCGTTCTCCCCGGGTGCTGCATTAG
- the birA gene encoding bifunctional biotin--[acetyl-CoA-carboxylase] ligase/biotin operon repressor BirA: MTACLPLLRLLADGRFHSGEVLGRRLGVTRAAIWKQLKGLDDLGLRVQSVRGRGYRLEHPIELLDSDIIRDSLSPATRSRIPRVDVFSQIDSTNTYLKKCAPLDAPSGAVCLAEWQTAGRGRRGRDWVSPFGENLYLSVLWRFASGPAAIAGLSLVVGVAVARALRGVTGADIGLKWPNDLLWQGRKLAGILIDLAGEAGGPSYAVIGIGINVRMSDRGAKTINQPWVDLFRVCGDTPSRNKLTALVLDELVDAITTFELQGLTPFVEAWREFDMVVGRSVQLYLPNEVVHGEARGIDANGAFIVQVGAELRRFSSGEISLRMTT, from the coding sequence ATGACGGCATGCCTGCCATTGCTGCGACTTCTTGCCGACGGGCGGTTCCATTCCGGGGAGGTGCTCGGGAGACGCCTGGGAGTGACGCGCGCCGCAATCTGGAAACAACTCAAGGGGCTGGATGATCTTGGGCTCAGGGTCCAGTCTGTACGGGGCAGAGGCTACCGCCTCGAACACCCCATCGAACTACTCGATTCTGACATCATTCGTGACAGTCTCAGTCCGGCGACCCGCAGTCGCATCCCACGAGTTGATGTCTTTTCACAAATCGATTCCACCAACACCTACCTGAAAAAGTGCGCACCGCTGGATGCGCCGTCGGGTGCGGTTTGCCTGGCAGAGTGGCAGACCGCAGGGCGCGGGCGCCGGGGGCGGGATTGGGTGTCACCGTTTGGCGAGAACCTCTACCTCTCGGTGTTGTGGCGCTTCGCCAGCGGGCCTGCGGCGATCGCCGGCCTCAGCCTAGTCGTCGGCGTGGCTGTGGCGCGGGCATTACGCGGTGTCACCGGTGCTGATATCGGTCTGAAGTGGCCCAATGATTTATTGTGGCAGGGGCGAAAACTTGCCGGGATCCTGATCGATCTGGCGGGTGAAGCCGGCGGCCCCAGTTATGCCGTGATCGGTATCGGGATTAACGTACGTATGTCGGATCGGGGGGCGAAAACAATCAATCAGCCGTGGGTGGATCTGTTTCGGGTGTGCGGCGATACGCCCTCCCGCAATAAATTGACGGCACTTGTTCTGGATGAACTGGTGGATGCCATCACGACCTTTGAATTGCAGGGCCTCACGCCATTTGTGGAGGCTTGGCGCGAGTTCGATATGGTTGTCGGCCGGTCCGTGCAACTGTACCTGCCCAATGAGGTCGTGCACGGTGAGGCGCGTGGCATCGATGCCAATGGCGCCTTCATTGTCCAGGTCGGCGCTGAGTTGCGGCGCTTCTCATCGGGTGAGATCAGCCTGCGGATGACCACATGA